One genomic segment of Nonomuraea coxensis DSM 45129 includes these proteins:
- the cysD gene encoding sulfate adenylyltransferase subunit CysD: MLQRDYTTSQLDVLEAEAIHIMREVAAEFERPCLLFSGGKDSIVMLRIAEKAFWPAAIPFPLMHVDTGHNFDEVIDFRDRRAGELGARLIVASVQDSIDQGRVVEDTGRRASRNRLQTTTLLDAIEEHEFDAVFGGARRDEEKARAKERVFSFRDDFGQWDPKNQRPELWNLYNARIRKGEHIRVFPLSNWTELDVWDYIRREGIEIPSIYFAHTRKVFERDGMLLPDSEVVQRGEDEPLFEAVVRYRTVGDMTCTGAVQSQAATVEEIIEEIAATRITERGATRADDRSSEAAMEDRKREGYF; this comes from the coding sequence ATGCTGCAGCGCGACTACACAACGTCGCAGCTCGACGTGCTCGAAGCCGAAGCGATCCACATCATGCGCGAGGTGGCGGCCGAGTTCGAGCGCCCCTGTCTGCTCTTCTCCGGCGGGAAGGACTCCATCGTCATGCTCCGCATCGCGGAGAAGGCGTTCTGGCCCGCGGCCATCCCGTTCCCGCTCATGCACGTCGACACGGGCCACAACTTCGACGAGGTCATCGACTTCCGCGACCGCCGCGCCGGCGAGCTCGGCGCGCGGCTCATCGTGGCCAGCGTCCAGGACTCCATCGACCAGGGCAGGGTCGTGGAGGACACCGGGCGGCGCGCCTCGCGCAACCGCCTGCAGACCACCACGCTGCTCGACGCGATCGAGGAGCACGAGTTCGACGCGGTCTTCGGCGGCGCCCGCCGCGACGAGGAGAAGGCCCGCGCCAAGGAGCGGGTGTTCTCCTTCCGCGACGACTTCGGCCAGTGGGACCCGAAGAACCAGCGCCCCGAGCTGTGGAACCTCTACAACGCGCGCATCCGCAAGGGCGAGCACATCCGCGTCTTCCCGCTGTCCAACTGGACCGAGCTGGACGTCTGGGACTACATCCGGCGCGAGGGCATCGAGATCCCCTCCATCTACTTCGCTCACACGCGCAAGGTGTTCGAGCGTGACGGCATGCTGCTGCCCGACTCCGAGGTGGTCCAGCGCGGCGAGGACGAGCCGCTGTTCGAGGCGGTGGTGCGCTACCGCACCGTGGGCGACATGACCTGCACCGGCGCCGTGCAGTCCCAGGCCGCCACGGTCGAGGAGATCATCGAGGAGATCGCGGCGACCCGGATCACCGAGCGCGGGGCCACCAGGGCCGACGACCGCTCGTCCGAGGCCGCCATGGAGGACCGCAAGCGAGAGGGCTACTTCTAA